A window of Bacteroidota bacterium genomic DNA:
AGTCTAATGAAAAATGGGATAAATATGTATATAAGTATCAATCTTGGGATGATGCAGCATCCATATATTATACAGTGGGAAAAGACGGTAAAATATTGTCTATATGGAGGAAAAAATGAATCTGGGATTTAGAATTAAGTTTTATTTTAAGAAGCGAATGCCGGAATTATCTGTATTGAAATGGGATATTAAATCAATATTTTATGGGTATCGTAAAAAAAAACATGTTATAGGTGAACCAATTAATTTACATGGTAAACAGCATATTCATATTTATCCAAACATAATTTGTAATATGAATTGTTATTTTTGCCAGAATAAATTTTATGTAGATAAATTACCAAAATTCGATTGGGTTAGTGCTGTGGAGTGGGTTTCATGGCTTAATAGGATGTATAATTTTCATCATATAGATATAAATGGCGGAGAACCATTATATTATGGTCACATAGTTCAATTACTTAATACATTATACAAGCACAATATAGTTCTTTATACTAATTTACCTAAAGAAAGAATCCATATTTTAAAAGAAATTCATTGTAAAATGAGTAATATTGCTTTCAATGTATCTTATCACCCATTGGATGAAAAAAGAGATATTGCTGAATTTTGTGAAGATTATAAAAAAATACCAAAACACTTAAATCCAAGTTTACATGTAATTAATATACCTGAAATTTCTTACAAAAATATTAGGGCAGCATTTGTAAAACGTGGAGTATTTATTGAGGTATTGGACGCTATAATTCCAACTGAATATAATAAAATTAAAGAGAATTTTAAAACAGTAATGTGTAAATCTGATATGGATTGTATTGCACCGGATTTAACGGTTTATCTATGTACCGGACTAATGTTAAGAAAAATAAATGGTAAACATATTTCAGAATATAAATTCAGCAATCAGCATGAACTATGTAATTACTATGGTTTGTGTGGGATCTGCACTTCACAGAGAGATATAAAATTATAATAGTTTAAATATAAGGAGTATGATATGAAGAAAAAAACTTTAGAACAGATAGTTTTAGGCATTTGTGTGATGTTGTTGGTTGCATGTGATTGTAACTTTGTTGATGAATCAAACAATAAAATAAATGCTATTTATATTGGTAAATCTTGTAATTATGATGTGTATAAGAGAAAAATTGAAGGGGGAACGATTTATGAATATCACCTAAACGATATAATGGTATCA
This region includes:
- a CDS encoding radical SAM protein; this translates as MEEKMNLGFRIKFYFKKRMPELSVLKWDIKSIFYGYRKKKHVIGEPINLHGKQHIHIYPNIICNMNCYFCQNKFYVDKLPKFDWVSAVEWVSWLNRMYNFHHIDINGGEPLYYGHIVQLLNTLYKHNIVLYTNLPKERIHILKEIHCKMSNIAFNVSYHPLDEKRDIAEFCEDYKKIPKHLNPSLHVINIPEISYKNIRAAFVKRGVFIEVLDAIIPTEYNKIKENFKTVMCKSDMDCIAPDLTVYLCTGLMLRKINGKHISEYKFSNQHELCNYYGLCGICTSQRDIKL